In the Wyeomyia smithii strain HCP4-BCI-WySm-NY-G18 chromosome 2, ASM2978416v1, whole genome shotgun sequence genome, one interval contains:
- the LOC129719620 gene encoding serine protease SP24D-like, with the protein MDNTTANKTISLQIRKLVIRDIEKGESHRKIAEKYGCSKAAKISLIVLSIRVTLVVGYEIDCHIGDCCDNASLWNCQQRTHPYHVALFKGKEFLCGGSIVDRQWILTAAHCVIELDGSISKDVKVLAGTAHLKKGGTYLKPDKIFPHEQYGSSGNDIALIKLEKTIEFNEHMQKIELSAAEVPDNSSVIITGHGRTGNGEPISEILKHNTMYTLSDEECHAAIQSERKGIMCINNQIDNGACLGDSGGPAVYDSKQVGVANFYITMCGGEKPDGYAKVAYYADWIAETMKK; encoded by the exons ATGGATAATACGACGGCAAACAAAACTATTTCCCTGCAGATCCGAAAACTTGTTATTCGTGACATAGAGAAAGGTGAATCACATCGTAAGATTGCTGAAAAGTATGGATGCAGCAAAGCAGCG AAGATCAGTCTTATTGTCTTATCAATACGAGTAACATTAGTGGTTGGATATGAAATTGATTGCCACATTGGTGATTGCTGTGACAACGCTAGCTTGTGGAACTGCCAACAGAGGACGCATCCCTACCATGTAGCACTTTTCAAAGGAAAGGAATTTCTCTGTGGTGGATCGATTGTCGACCGGCAATGGATCCTGACGGCAGCACACTGCGTTATTGAATTAGATGGCAG CATTTCGAAAGATGTAAAGGTACTTGCCGGAACGGCCCATCTTAAGAAGGGTGGAACctatttaaaaccggataagattTTTCCGCACGAACAATATGGATCTTCAGGTAATGATATTGCTCTGATCAAGCTAGAAAAAACGATTGAGTTCAATGAACACATGCAAAAGATCGAATTGAGTGCGGCAGAGGTTCCGGACAACAGCTCGGTTATCATCACGGGCCACGGACGAACGGGAAATGGTGAGCCGATTTCCGAAATTCTCAAGCATAATACCATGTACACTTTGAGCGACGAAGAGTGTCACGCTGCGATTCAGTCTGAGAGGAAGGGAATAATGTGCATTAACAATCAGATAGATAATGGCGCCTGTCTTGGTGATTCCGGTGGTCCGGCTGTTTACGATTCCAAGCAGGTTGGTGTGGCGAATTTCTATATTACTATGTGCGGTGGCGAAAAACCGGATGGATATGCCAAGGTAGCTTACTATGCGGACTGGATTGCTGAGACAATGAAGAAATAA
- the LOC129719621 gene encoding serine protease SP24D-like — MDCKLLVLTVSLVLAVSALPQDKIVGGQFAEPHQFPYQVALFYKGRFRCGGSVIESQWVLTAAHCVVNGDQQIPSSLLEVFVGNSDLNSGKETIEVSKVFAHESYGNFLNDIALMKVKKAFSFDDTVQKIALNKEELPEPTPVTISGYGQTGTTQPASDQLKFNTMYVVSEKVCRRETGLDQKGLICFNNEPNNGACNGDSGGPAVYDGKLVGVANFVMDACGTSSPDGYAKVAHYVDWIEQTIAKN, encoded by the exons ATGGATTGTAAATTGCTCGTGCTGACAGTCTCTTTGGTCCTTGCGGTCAGCGCCCTTCCGCAGGACAAGATTGTTGGTGGTCAGTTTGCTGAGCCCCATCAGTTCCCATACCAGGTCGCTTTGTTCTACAAAGGCAGGTTTCGGTGCGGAGGATCTGTCATTGAATCCCAGTGGGTTCTGACGGCTGCCCACTGTGTTGTGAATGGCGATCAACA AATTCCTTCCTCCCTTTTGGAAGTTTTCGTTGGAAACTCTGACCTGAACAGTGGAAAAGAGACAATTGAAGTGTCCAAGGTTTTCGCCCACGAATCGTACGGAAACTTCCTGAATGACATTGCGCTGATGAAAGTCAAGAAGGCGTTCAGCTTCGATGACACGGTGCAGAAAATTGCATTAAACAAGGAAGAGTTGCCGGAACCAACTCCGGTGACTATTTCCGGCTACGGTCAAACCGGAACCACCCAACCAGCCTCGGATCAGTTGAAATTCAATACCATGTATGTAGTGTCGGAAAAAGTTTGTCGCCGCGAAACGGGACTCGACCAAAAGGGGCTAATCTGTTTCAACAACGAACCGAATAACGGTGCCTGCAACGGTGATTCCGGTGGTCCGGCAGTGTATGACGGAAAACTGGTTGGGGTGGCAAACTTTGTGATGGACGCGTGTGGAACCAGCAGTCCCGATGGCTATGCCAAGGTCGCTCACTACGTTGATTGGATCGAACAAACCATTGCTAAAAATTAA